Proteins from a genomic interval of Terriglobales bacterium:
- a CDS encoding pyrimidine dimer DNA glycosylase/endonuclease V, protein MSSEVPGMRMWMVDPRRMCSQHLLGEHVELHMLVGTLRRKRSVAGFVANGLIEVHNVRARHAALVREMRRRGFRHRSPLPTFTARRLGRVVRKKSLADLLARCARCRSLDSARRASRAPRSR, encoded by the coding sequence ATGAGCAGCGAGGTTCCCGGGATGCGGATGTGGATGGTCGACCCGCGGCGGATGTGCTCGCAGCACCTGCTGGGCGAGCACGTGGAGCTGCACATGCTCGTCGGGACGCTGCGGCGGAAGCGGTCGGTAGCCGGGTTCGTGGCCAACGGGCTGATCGAGGTGCACAACGTGCGCGCGCGCCACGCCGCGCTGGTGCGCGAGATGCGGCGGCGCGGCTTCCGCCACCGGTCGCCGCTGCCGACCTTCACCGCGCGGCGCCTGGGCAGGGTCGTCCGCAAGAAAAGCCTCGCGGACCTGCTGGCGCGGTGCGCCAGATGCAGGTCCCTCGACTCGGCGCGGAGAGCGTCGCGCGCGCCTCGCTCGCGATGA
- a CDS encoding VWA domain-containing protein has translation MFAIREYAAVLSMLLIAGALLAVAALLLWGIVYLLKTAATHAGRAVAASRAVPTRAVALVPILCVLALAFFVLHPVADRAQQIAAAPPDDYTINVSVNEVVLHATVRNHKGAPVAGLARNDFQILEDGVPQPIRHFGQADIPVTVGLVIDNSGSMRPRRAEVVAAALAFAASSNPQDEIFVVNFNEHVRFGLPREIPFTDEPARLRAALGTVKSDGKTALYDAVVAALEHLKQGNRDKKVLIVVSDGADNASTHTKAQMLELATRSDAILYGVGLYEPDDPDRNPHVVKELARVGGGEAYFPRELRDVVPTCERIAHAIRNQYTLTYVPTNQKKDGAYRTIQVQVTPATRDLTVITRRGYVAPSEAAPGAGKPPARD, from the coding sequence ATGTTCGCGATCCGTGAATACGCTGCTGTCCTTTCCATGCTTCTCATCGCGGGAGCGCTGCTGGCCGTCGCCGCACTGCTGCTCTGGGGTATCGTGTATCTACTGAAGACAGCCGCCACGCACGCCGGACGAGCGGTAGCAGCCTCGCGCGCGGTTCCCACGCGCGCCGTTGCCCTGGTCCCGATCCTCTGCGTCCTGGCACTCGCCTTCTTCGTGCTCCATCCCGTGGCCGATCGCGCTCAACAGATCGCCGCGGCCCCTCCGGACGACTACACCATCAACGTGAGCGTGAACGAGGTCGTGTTGCACGCGACCGTGCGCAACCACAAAGGCGCCCCGGTGGCTGGGCTCGCGCGAAATGACTTCCAGATCCTCGAGGACGGCGTCCCGCAGCCCATCCGGCACTTCGGGCAAGCCGACATCCCGGTCACCGTCGGACTGGTGATCGATAACAGCGGCAGCATGCGGCCGAGGCGGGCGGAGGTGGTGGCCGCAGCCCTCGCTTTCGCGGCCTCCAGCAATCCGCAGGACGAGATCTTCGTGGTCAACTTCAACGAACACGTCCGCTTCGGCCTGCCGCGCGAGATCCCGTTCACCGACGAGCCCGCCCGGCTGAGAGCAGCCCTCGGCACCGTCAAGAGCGACGGCAAGACCGCGCTCTATGATGCCGTGGTGGCGGCGCTCGAGCATCTGAAGCAGGGCAACCGCGACAAGAAGGTGCTGATCGTGGTCAGCGACGGCGCCGACAACGCCAGCACGCACACCAAGGCGCAGATGCTGGAGCTCGCGACCCGCTCCGACGCCATCCTCTATGGCGTCGGGCTCTACGAGCCGGACGACCCCGACCGCAATCCCCACGTCGTGAAAGAACTCGCGCGGGTCGGCGGCGGCGAAGCGTACTTCCCGCGCGAGCTGCGCGATGTGGTTCCGACCTGCGAGCGTATCGCGCATGCCATCCGGAACCAGTACACCCTCACCTACGTTCCCACCAACCAGAAGAAGGACGGCGCGTACCGCACCATCCAGGTACAGGTGACGCCCGCCACCCGGGACCTGACGGTGATCACGCGACGCGGCTACGTCGCGCCGTCCGAGGCTGCGCCGGGCGCCGGCAAGCCGCCGGCTCGGGACTGA
- a CDS encoding DUF4440 domain-containing protein yields the protein MRKTLTIALCAVLLSSCALAKDSAETKETKEVRGADTGFAAAARARDLEKFLSFVDDDVHFFVDGKMVTGKDKERENWTKTFADKEVSIVWKPELAEASGGLGYTSGGFEIRKAGKLQRKGRYATVWRRKPDGSWKVALDIATSEPPVEEKKK from the coding sequence ATGAGAAAGACGCTCACCATCGCACTCTGCGCCGTTCTGCTGTCGAGCTGCGCGCTCGCCAAGGACAGCGCCGAGACCAAGGAAACGAAGGAAGTGCGCGGCGCCGACACCGGCTTCGCGGCGGCCGCCCGCGCGCGCGACCTGGAGAAGTTCCTCAGCTTCGTCGACGACGACGTGCATTTCTTCGTCGACGGCAAGATGGTCACGGGCAAGGACAAGGAACGAGAGAACTGGACCAAGACCTTCGCCGACAAGGAAGTGTCCATCGTCTGGAAGCCGGAGCTCGCGGAAGCTTCCGGCGGGCTCGGCTACACCTCCGGCGGATTCGAGATCAGGAAGGCGGGGAAGCTGCAGCGCAAGGGACGCTACGCCACCGTATGGCGGCGCAAGCCCGACGGCTCCTGGAAGGTCGCGCTCGACATCGCTACCAGCGAGCCGCCCGTGGAAGAGAAGAAGAAGTAG
- a CDS encoding class D sortase gives MRWPFLALGLLCLGYVGFALLDAEAFQAYENWRLARAAKNSPVTAPSPPPSSTPLVATRRTAAPGATLGRIEIARIGVDSIIVEGTDSRSLRRAVGHVNGTAFPGEHGNTAIAGHRDTFFRGLRDLRQSDEITVTTLEGIYRYRVDSMTVVAGDDTAVLNDSAGSTLTLVTCYPFSYVGPAPQRFVVRAHLD, from the coding sequence ATGCGCTGGCCCTTCCTCGCGCTGGGGCTGCTCTGCCTCGGCTACGTCGGATTCGCGTTGCTGGATGCCGAAGCCTTTCAGGCGTACGAGAATTGGCGCCTTGCGCGCGCTGCGAAGAACTCCCCGGTGACGGCGCCCTCCCCGCCGCCCTCGTCGACACCCCTCGTCGCCACCCGCCGGACCGCCGCGCCCGGGGCGACGCTTGGGCGCATCGAGATCGCACGCATCGGCGTCGACTCCATCATCGTAGAAGGCACCGACAGCCGCAGCTTGCGCCGCGCGGTCGGTCACGTCAATGGCACGGCGTTCCCCGGCGAGCATGGCAACACCGCGATCGCCGGGCACCGCGACACGTTCTTCCGGGGATTGCGCGACCTGCGCCAGAGCGACGAGATCACCGTGACCACGCTGGAAGGGATTTATCGCTATCGAGTCGACTCGATGACGGTCGTGGCCGGCGACGATACTGCCGTGCTGAACGATTCGGCCGGCTCGACCCTCACGCTGGTGACCTGTTATCCGTTCTCCTACGTGGGCCCGGCGCCGCAGCGGTTCGTCGTGCGCGCCCATCTGGACTGA
- a CDS encoding DUF4440 domain-containing protein: MKRLTALLALTLAAGALLAAHDEKDKSNETRQTAEVRQAELDFAAAARAKNYEKAMSYWDQDIMFFNDGKMSRGMEKQRANWEFLKNPNLTITWSPEVVEASGGIGYTTGPYEIHVKQADGSERVTRGRYCTIWRRKPDGSWKAALDIGSPEPPEKK, from the coding sequence ATGAAGCGACTCACCGCGCTCCTCGCACTCACGCTCGCCGCCGGCGCCCTGCTCGCCGCGCACGACGAAAAAGACAAGAGCAACGAGACCAGGCAAACCGCCGAGGTCCGCCAGGCGGAGCTCGACTTCGCCGCCGCCGCCCGCGCCAAGAATTACGAGAAAGCCATGAGCTACTGGGACCAGGACATCATGTTCTTCAATGACGGCAAGATGTCGCGCGGCATGGAGAAGCAGCGCGCGAACTGGGAGTTCCTGAAGAACCCCAACCTGACCATCACGTGGTCGCCGGAAGTCGTGGAGGCCTCGGGCGGGATCGGCTACACCACCGGGCCCTACGAGATCCACGTGAAGCAGGCCGACGGCAGCGAGCGCGTGACCCGCGGGCGCTACTGCACCATCTGGCGGCGCAAGCCCGATGGCTCCTGGAAGGCCGCGCTCGACATCGGCAGCCCCGAACCTCCGGAAAAGAAGTGA